The DNA sequence ATCCATGTTCATCCAACATCAAATGACCAAACCGTATTTGAGGCTCAGTTCCCATCCCCAGGGTTTTACAAACTATGGGCAGAATTTAAATTTGCAGATACGGGCGTTTTCGTTTTCCCATTTATTGTTGAGGTTGCTAAAAGACGTTAATTTTGGAAAAAGTTAAAAAACAAAAAAGTGAAGAGCTTAATTTAACAGTAGTTGCTAAAGTACTGCACTTATAGTTTGGCTGGAACGCAGTCAATTCTTGGTTGATGATACTGGTGGGATGAAAGTAGCGATTTCACTTTCTTATTAAGTTTCATAGAAAATACACATCTCTATGCGAGAATAAAGGAAGCACAGTTGCAAGAACTTCTTGGAAAGGGAATACTGTTTTAAGACTTGAAGACTCGAAAGTTATTATTCTTCAGTCTCCACAAAATAATTGATGGAAGGAAGCGACAAACAATGAAAAAGGTTCTGTTAGGCTCATTCGCTCTCAGCTTCATCTTAATTGGCTGCAGCGACAATGAAAATACCGGAGGCTCCCCGATGGATAATGGCAACATGGGCCGCATGGGCGGCGACAACCAAGAAGACGGCAATAATGAGAGAGGTATGGGCGGTATGGGCGGCATGATGAACCACGGAAATATCCCCCTCCTCGCAGCCTCTGAAGGAATCAATGAGCTGTCGATTCCTCCTGTATTAGAAAGGCAGCAAGGCCAGGATTTTGATTATGAAGTTACCGCCCAGCAAGGATCGACTGAATTTTTCAAGGGCATTTCGACCGACACCTATGGCTATAACGGCGATTTACTTGGCCCCACACTTAAGCTTGAAAAAGGCGAAAGTGTGGATGTCAAAATCACAAATGATTTGGATGAACCGACCACCTTTCATTGGCACGGCCTGGAAGTTCCCGGTGAAATCGACGGCGGTCCACACGGTGAAATCCAGCCCGGCGACAGCCAGATCATTACATTGGAAGTTGATCAGCCAGCCGCCACGCTTTGGTATCATCCACATGTCCACGGCTCGACCGCTGAACAAGTTTTCGAAGGACTGTCCGGGATGTTGCTCATTGGAGAGGAGTCCGGCTCTGATTCGGAACTTCCCGATGAATATGGCGTTGATGACATCCCGCTCATTTTCCAGGATCGCCTGTTTGATGAAAACAAACAATTGAATTACGACAGACTGATGAACCAGGACGGAACATTAGGCGATATTTCTATCGTCAACGGCACTATAAACCCAAAATTGACCGTCACCAAATCCGTCATGCGCTTTCGTTTGTTGAATGGAGCCAATGCGCGAAATTACACGTTCCAGTTGAGCAATGGCGCGAACTTCACGCAAATCGCTTCTGATGGCGGATTGCTGGATGAACCAGTTGAAACCGACACCCTGACTTTAGCCGCTTCGGAGCGTGCAGAAATTCTCATCGATTTTTCAACGATGACTGAAGAAGAATCTCTTGCCATCATCAATGACGAAGGGACTGCATTGCTCCCGTTTGATCTGGCTCTTGAAGATTCTCCGGCGGACACCGCCAAAATGTGGACATCCGACGAGCCCTTCCTGACCGAACAGGAAACTGCAATGCCAGTATCGAAGGAAATTGAGTTGTTTGGCATGGCGGATATGGTGACGATCAATGGAAAGAAATTCGACATGGAACGCATCGACTTCCGCCAGGAACAAGGCGTTACGGAAGTGTGGGAAGTTTACAACAGACCCGATATGATGGGCGGCATGATTCATCCCTTCCATATTCACGGCACCCAATTCAAAATCATTTCCCGTGATGGTGAAGAAGTGGAACCGAATGAACAGGGCTTAAAAGACAGCGTATTGGTTGAACCCGACGAACGGGTAAAACTGCTTGTCACTTTCCCGGAAAAAGGGGTATTCGTTTTTCACTGCCACATTTTGGAACATGAAGATAATGGCATGATGGGGCAAATTGAAGTTTATTAACGTCTTAACAGGCAGATAGTGCCATTTCGCTATCTGCCTGTTTCTATGTAATGTATATTTTCTCATCATTCTTTTTAAAAGATTCAAATCGTATTACTTCATTTAACGTTTATTTAATGAGTTTAGCTAAATGTTCAGCCAAAAGAATCAGAGCTGATCCAAATCCATTTTCGTTGTTGTACCAAGAAACAATTTTCACGAGCTGTTTATCCCCATTTCCAACGATATCCGTTAAGGTCGCATCATAAATACCTCCTGTTGAAGTGCCAATAACATCTGAGGAAACCAGCAGTTTTCCGAGTATTCAAATGAGGAAGTTGCAGCTTTTTTCATGGTTGTATCCCCTTCTTCAATTGTTACTTTCCTTGCTAAATTGGCGTAAAACTCTAGAATTGTCTCACTTGCATGGGTATTCGCAAAGCTGTTCCATCAACAACGCCTTTTAATTCTGGTAAAATTTTTCCGACGGCTTTCGCTGTCCCCGTAGAAGTATGAATTGCATTTCTCGTTGCTGCCCATCCACGTCTCATATCCACCTTCGAACTATCATGTAATAAAGAGTTTCTGCAAGGATACTTTACAATTGAAAAAGGAGAGTCGATGCGATCAAATCGCACCAACACTCCTTTTCTATTTATGCAGCTTCCGATAACATTAGATTATGTTAAGTGTGAGATATTGAGAATTTTTCACCACTCAACTTCATTAAACTTTTTCTTTACTATTCTGTAGGTTCAACCTCAGTTTCTTCTTTAAATAAAGATATTATTAATAATATTTGTACCATTAAGCTTGCAATTTTCTCGTTATAATTATTTATACCAGATAAACCATGCAATATATTATTTCTTAAATTTAAACCTCTGCTATCATTTAAGGTTGCTTTTAAATACAATATAGTATCTATATTGTATACTTCCAGTAAAATTTCGGAATTAAGTATATCATTTAGAGTGATGACATCGAATCCACCCTTATTTGTATTAGCTTTAATTGTGGCTCCATCGCAATTTCTTATAATATTTCTTAAGGCATTTTCTATTTGAGGTAATAGTACGTGAATTGCAGCAATATACTCATCTTCAAAGTAGAGAATAAGTCCCTTTTTTATAAGTTCAATTTTCCTTTTATCAAATGCTGGAGATAACGTTAAAATGCTTAATAACTTTTCATGATCAAGAGAGTGGAAATAAATAAATTCTTTTATTACTAAGTTTATCAACCCCAAGCGTACTTCAATTAAATCTGCATATGTCTTTATAATATTTCCTTTAAAATCTTCCTCAGCACTCCTAATAGTCGCCGCTCTTCTACCTTCATTTGATAATATAATGGAAGGGAGGGATTGGGTTAACAGTGATTTGAATTCACCAACTTGTTTTTCCACATCTTTGCTTTTAGGTATAAGCATCAAACAAACATTTATCACATCTTGTTCTAGGTCACCTTGAACAATGGCATCCAAGAATTGTTTTAAATCTTCTTTTGGAATTTCAATCTCTTTTTCAAAGCGTATCAATTTTTCATTAATTAGTGGGCCTAACCTTGAAATTTTCACAAGAATTCTTGATGCTTCTTCCCTTAGGCCATATTCTTTATAAAGTTGATATAACTCTTGAAGATTAGCTTCAGTAGAAAAGACATTCTCTCTCGTTTCATGCATTTGGCATGTTTCTTCTAATTTCTCTAAAAACTCGTGTACTTTTTCAATTTCTCTTTTGCTTCCATAATAGGATATTATTCTTATTATGACCGATTTGATTGCGTGAATTACATTTTCTTCGGTCATTAATCGCTCCAGCCTTTTTTCTAAAGAGTAAATAATAGTATCTACTTCTTCTTGACTAAGTTTTAATTTTTTATTGTTAATTAAATTATCAAAACTAAATCCCCAGGTTCCAGGTAATTTATCAACCGCGATATTATCTTCTAGCTCTATCATTATTTTCTTTGCGAGATGTATTCTATTCGAATCCCTTAATGACAGAGCTAAATTTAAAGATCTTTTGCTAACTTTAATCAATTCTGACTTGTTATTAAAACTTAAATTTTTAACTATTTCCAAGTAAGCATCTATTG is a window from the Alkalicoccus halolimnae genome containing:
- a CDS encoding multicopper oxidase family protein — encoded protein: MKKVLLGSFALSFILIGCSDNENTGGSPMDNGNMGRMGGDNQEDGNNERGMGGMGGMMNHGNIPLLAASEGINELSIPPVLERQQGQDFDYEVTAQQGSTEFFKGISTDTYGYNGDLLGPTLKLEKGESVDVKITNDLDEPTTFHWHGLEVPGEIDGGPHGEIQPGDSQIITLEVDQPAATLWYHPHVHGSTAEQVFEGLSGMLLIGEESGSDSELPDEYGVDDIPLIFQDRLFDENKQLNYDRLMNQDGTLGDISIVNGTINPKLTVTKSVMRFRLLNGANARNYTFQLSNGANFTQIASDGGLLDEPVETDTLTLAASERAEILIDFSTMTEEESLAIINDEGTALLPFDLALEDSPADTAKMWTSDEPFLTEQETAMPVSKEIELFGMADMVTINGKKFDMERIDFRQEQGVTEVWEVYNRPDMMGGMIHPFHIHGTQFKIISRDGEEVEPNEQGLKDSVLVEPDERVKLLVTFPEKGVFVFHCHILEHEDNGMMGQIEVY
- a CDS encoding DUF4209 domain-containing protein, with the translated sequence MDDLNKVITELEKMSNIDSMIEIKRKLVKVQVNENDNTKFNYEKLAFSFLDEQENGFNLGCYFGVGIISKETSELDKINENAIDYWQRRVEESTNCILIARYSDLIWEISKIFKGYDGYTYGLKAIDAYLEIVKNLSFNNKSELIKVSKRSLNLALSLRDSNRIHLAKKIMIELEDNIAVDKLPGTWGFSFDNLINNKKLKLSQEEVDTIIYSLEKRLERLMTEENVIHAIKSVIIRIISYYGSKREIEKVHEFLEKLEETCQMHETRENVFSTEANLQELYQLYKEYGLREEASRILVKISRLGPLINEKLIRFEKEIEIPKEDLKQFLDAIVQGDLEQDVINVCLMLIPKSKDVEKQVGEFKSLLTQSLPSIILSNEGRRAATIRSAEEDFKGNIIKTYADLIEVRLGLINLVIKEFIYFHSLDHEKLLSILTLSPAFDKRKIELIKKGLILYFEDEYIAAIHVLLPQIENALRNIIRNCDGATIKANTNKGGFDVITLNDILNSEILLEVYNIDTILYLKATLNDSRGLNLRNNILHGLSGINNYNEKIASLMVQILLIISLFKEETEVEPTE